One part of the Aspergillus luchuensis IFO 4308 DNA, chromosome 5, nearly complete sequence genome encodes these proteins:
- a CDS encoding uncharacterized protein (COG:S;~EggNog:ENOG410PQ5R), which yields MENLLMLLYDGNDHIYQADTFSTDVLRLSAPDDDHLRYSIPAEELYERETIEEGPAEICLEKILRQFGRDQDKALCLCLHNRTAEAAEIILGFLLWVTSDAVVRGISQGILYDDAAVHPRQLRLWSEFNICCLAVWQKQKDLTQASVTANIPLPDPCLSISQIETFGAELIAICDRIEKHGLVDYEVGVWEEEILSILD from the exons ATGGAAAACTTACTGAT GTTGTTGTACGACGGGAACGACCACATTTACCAAGCTGATACCTTTTCCACGGACGTTTTACGCCTTTCCGCCCCAGATGATGACCACCTGAGGTATTCAATcccagcagaagagcttTACGAACGGGAGACGATAGAAGAGGGTCCGGCCGAAATCTGCTTGGAAAAGATCCTGAGGCAATTCGGCAGGGATCAGGATAAAGCTCTCTGTCTGTGTCTTCACAACCGAACCGCCGAGGCAGCAGAGATCATATTAGGATTTCTCCTCTGGGTTACTAGTGATGCAGTAGTGCGCGGTATATCTCAAG GCATTCTGTACGACGACGCTGCGGTTCATCCTAGGCAACTCAGGCTCTGGAGCGAGTTCAATATCTGCTGTCTTGCAGTctggcagaagcagaaggatttGACTCAGGCTTCGGTGACGGCGAACATTCCTCTTCCCGACCCATGTCTGAGCATTTCACAAATAGAAACATTTGGTGCGGAGCTGATTGCTATCTGTGACAGGATAGAAAAGCATGGACTAGTGGACTATGAGGTCGGggtctgggaagaagagattctcTCTA TCCTGGATTAG
- a CDS encoding uncharacterized protein (InterPro:IPR036236,IPR013087): protein MSMVTPESKRRRSPNQIFPEPKADEHTNDQLQLYRTLTHVTSLPYACPLCLRGYSRYDNLYGHFRRTEEAQHRALKTLWFGSKCPVCSKPADHVLRHVAMRHPTNYQSLMKSTLRLKHEAAATIPTSPGCFKHTFLFPLRRTDCVVSLPPTKQKRRPRTRDHINETREDIGREKTSLKKRKMETPGSEQDNIGVGEGRIEGLAPPHASEFRCHPTIIHDPPTFVNMVGQGFHYGSNLDQGGLSCPTDSLSFPSPARFPENIQEPSIDFSDRGHLSNLGAGYQVPWDIFLSTEDNIHQYSDKDGW, encoded by the exons ATGAGTATGGTGACTCCAGAGTCGAAGAGACGACGCTCTCCAAACCAAATTTTCCCTGAGCCAAAAGCCGACGAGCACACGAATGATCAACTCCAGTTGTACCGCACTCTAACACATGTCACAAGTCTGCCCTATGCGTGTCCTCTGTGTCTTCGTGGGTATAGCCGGTATGATAACCTCTACGGGCACTTCAGAAGGACGGAGGAGGCACAACACCGGGCGTTGAAGACCCTGTGGTTCGGTAGCAAATGCCCAGTTTGCAGCAAACCCGCTGACCATGTCTTGCGACATGTGGCAATGCGACATCCTACGAATTACCAGAGTTTGATGAAGTCAACCTTGCGCTTAAAGCACGAAGCGGCCGCCACGATTCCTACATCGCCAGGATGTTTCAAGCATACGTTCCTATTCCCTCTGAGACGAACAGACTGTGTTGTCAGCCTACCTCCCACTAAGCAGAAACGGAGGCCACGCACACGAGACCACATCAACGAGACCCGAGAAGACATTGGACGTGAGAAAACATCCTTGAAGAAGCGAAAGATGGAAACTCCTGGTTCAGAACAAGACAATATTGGCGTTGGGGAAGGTCGTATCGAGGGGCTGGCTCCTCCGCATGCGTCGGAGTTCCGTTGTCATCCCACGATTATACATGACCCTCCTACATTCGTCAACATGGTCG GCCAGGGGTTCCATTATGGAAGTAACCTAGACCAAGGAGGACTTTCCTGTCCAACCGATTCGTTATCCTTCCCATCTCCGGCACGGTTCCCGGAAAATATTCAAGAACCGAGTATTGATTTTTCAGATCGGGGGCACTTGTCGAATCTAGGTGCAGGATACCAGGTACCTTGGGACATATTCCTTTCCACAGAAGACAACATACATCAGTACAGTGATAAGGATGGCTGGTAG